Proteins encoded together in one Bacteroidota bacterium window:
- the nuoL gene encoding NADH-quinone oxidoreductase subunit L, whose protein sequence is MKELVGLVPLFPLLGFIMIGLLGKRLPKSVAGILASLLVLASFGVSLGIFIELSSGNPASHTLLLFDWISAGSVNISLSFLVDPLSSLFLLIITGIGFLIHIYSIGYMKEDEGFNRFFSYLNLFVFFMLLLVLGANYLVMFVGWEGVGLCSYLLIGFWFKNPEYSKAANKAFIMNRIGDLGFLLGIFLLFSNFNSFDYATIFSQASRFSFDDPQVILITALLFIGAMGKSAQVPLYTWLPDAMAGPTPVSALIHAATMVTAGIYMICRSNILYTLAPFTLEIISVVGLVTALIAAIIALTQNDIKKVLAYSTVSQLGLMFLALGTGSYATGVFHVTTHAFFKALLFLGAGSVIHAMSGEQDIRNMGGLRKYLPVTYAVFLIATLAISGIPPFAGFFSKDEILAHAFAHNKVYWVLGLAVSLCTAFYMFRLFFLTFSGGFRGTHEQEHHLHESPAVMTLPLIVLAILSVVGGFMGIPEIFHFDHALNGFLEPVFAASHALVHHAAPDHSTEWMLMGITVALVIVTIGIAWFKYGTKKQVPAAEGTALSPLHKLSYNKFYVDELYNTAIVKPLAWFSANVLRFIEVNVIDNLVNLSGRIVEIGGRGLKLVQQGSIGFYIFMMVLAIIVLLLTPSFI, encoded by the coding sequence ATGAAAGAATTGGTAGGGCTGGTGCCACTTTTCCCCTTGCTGGGCTTTATAATGATTGGGTTGTTGGGCAAACGCCTCCCCAAATCAGTTGCCGGCATTTTGGCATCGCTGTTAGTACTGGCTTCCTTTGGAGTTTCCTTAGGCATTTTTATTGAGTTGAGCAGCGGCAATCCTGCCTCTCATACCTTGTTACTTTTCGACTGGATTTCAGCAGGTTCGGTAAATATCTCATTATCGTTTTTAGTTGACCCGCTTTCGTCATTATTCCTGTTAATTATCACAGGCATAGGCTTTCTCATCCATATCTACTCAATAGGTTATATGAAAGAAGACGAAGGTTTCAACCGCTTCTTCTCTTACCTTAACCTGTTTGTGTTCTTTATGCTGTTGTTGGTATTGGGCGCAAACTATCTGGTGATGTTTGTAGGCTGGGAAGGGGTAGGCTTGTGTTCTTACCTGTTGATTGGTTTCTGGTTTAAAAACCCCGAATACAGCAAAGCAGCTAATAAAGCCTTTATAATGAACCGTATTGGCGATTTGGGCTTTTTGTTGGGTATATTCTTGTTGTTCAGCAACTTTAACAGCTTTGATTACGCCACTATATTCAGTCAGGCAAGCCGTTTCAGTTTTGATGACCCACAGGTGATTTTAATTACTGCGCTACTGTTTATAGGTGCAATGGGTAAAAGTGCCCAAGTGCCTTTGTACACTTGGCTACCCGATGCGATGGCAGGCCCTACGCCCGTATCGGCATTGATACACGCAGCAACCATGGTTACCGCAGGTATTTACATGATTTGCCGCAGCAATATCCTATACACCTTAGCTCCGTTTACCCTTGAAATTATTAGTGTGGTAGGTCTTGTAACTGCCCTGATAGCTGCCATTATCGCTCTCACCCAAAACGATATTAAAAAGGTATTGGCCTACTCAACCGTTAGCCAGTTAGGACTAATGTTCTTAGCATTGGGTACAGGCTCTTACGCCACAGGCGTATTTCACGTTACCACCCACGCATTCTTCAAAGCCTTGTTGTTTTTGGGCGCAGGTAGTGTAATCCACGCCATGAGCGGCGAGCAAGACATTCGCAACATGGGTGGTTTGCGCAAGTACCTGCCCGTTACTTATGCGGTATTCTTAATTGCTACTTTGGCCATTTCGGGTATTCCGCCGTTTGCAGGGTTCTTCTCAAAAGATGAAATTTTAGCCCACGCCTTTGCCCATAACAAAGTTTATTGGGTATTGGGTTTAGCGGTATCGTTGTGTACAGCGTTTTATATGTTCCGTTTGTTCTTCTTAACCTTCTCAGGAGGTTTCAGGGGAACACACGAACAAGAACACCACTTGCACGAATCACCCGCTGTAATGACCTTGCCTTTGATTGTTCTGGCCATCCTTTCGGTGGTAGGCGGTTTTATGGGCATCCCTGAGATTTTCCATTTCGACCACGCACTAAACGGATTCCTTGAACCGGTATTTGCAGCTTCGCACGCTTTGGTGCACCACGCTGCCCCCGACCATAGCACCGAGTGGATGCTGATGGGCATAACAGTAGCCTTGGTGATTGTAACCATCGGCATAGCTTGGTTTAAGTACGGTACAAAAAAACAAGTACCTGCTGCCGAAGGAACTGCTTTATCACCTTTGCACAAGCTGTCGTACAATAAGTTTTATGTGGATGAGCTATACAACACAGCAATAGTGAAACCCCTTGCATGGTTTTCTGCCAACGTGTTGCGCTTTATTGAGGTGAATGTGATTGATAACTTGGTGAACCTGAGCGGACGCATTGTTGAAATTGGTGGCCGCGGACTAAAGCTGGTACAGCAAGGAAGCATCGGCTTCTACATCTTTATGATGGTGCTGGCGATTATTGTTTTACTATTAACCCCTTCTTTTATATAG
- the nuoK gene encoding NADH-quinone oxidoreductase subunit NuoK has protein sequence MNETAVISVNSYIYLSAALFSIGVAGVLFRRNIIIIFMCIELMLNSVNLLLTAFSNYFNDGSAQVFVFFVMAVAAAEVAVGLAILVMIFKNIGTTDVNFLSRMKW, from the coding sequence ATGAACGAAACCGCAGTAATATCAGTAAACTCATACATATACCTTAGTGCAGCCTTGTTTTCAATAGGTGTGGCAGGGGTACTGTTCAGAAGGAATATTATCATCATTTTTATGTGCATTGAGTTAATGCTTAACTCGGTGAACCTGCTGCTAACAGCGTTTTCAAACTATTTTAACGACGGCTCTGCACAAGTGTTTGTGTTTTTTGTGATGGCCGTTGCGGCAGCAGAAGTAGCAGTAGGTTTGGCAATACTGGTGATGATTTTTAAAAATATAGGCACTACCGATGTGAATTTTTTGAGTCGCATGAAATGGTAG
- a CDS encoding NADH-quinone oxidoreductase subunit J produces the protein MTEYIFYFLSFLALMSAVMVVASKNPVHSVLYLIITFFAIAGHYVLLNAQFLAAVHVIVYAGAIMVLFLYVIMLLNLNKDAEPHKSNLIKFAAVVSGGIMLTVLVAALKGVDSQMAITGSERNIGLVKNLGNILFTEYLFPFEVSSVLFLAAMVGAVMLGKNEPKQ, from the coding sequence ATGACGGAATACATTTTTTATTTTCTTTCGTTTCTTGCACTTATGAGTGCGGTGATGGTAGTTGCCAGTAAAAACCCCGTACACAGCGTTTTATACCTTATTATCACCTTTTTTGCCATAGCAGGACATTATGTGCTGCTTAATGCACAGTTTTTAGCTGCCGTGCACGTAATAGTGTACGCAGGAGCCATTATGGTGTTGTTCCTGTATGTGATAATGCTGCTGAACCTTAACAAAGATGCAGAACCCCACAAAAGCAACCTTATAAAGTTTGCGGCTGTGGTATCGGGCGGTATTATGCTTACCGTGTTAGTTGCTGCCCTTAAAGGGGTGGATAGCCAAATGGCAATTACAGGCAGCGAGCGCAATATAGGCTTAGTGAAAAACTTAGGTAACATACTGTTTACCGAATATCTTTTCCCTTTTGAAGTATCGTCAGTGCTGTTTCTTGCCGCAATGGTGGGCGCAGTAATGTTGGGCAAAAACGAACCGAAACAATGA
- a CDS encoding NADH-quinone oxidoreductase subunit I, translating into MSFSERLYLPAVIKGLGITLKHFLSKKNTISYPEQKREVSPIWRGQHVLKRDEKGAERCTACGLCAVSCPAEAITMTAGERKKGEENLYREEKYATTYEINMLRCIFCGLCEEACPKEAIFLTDRIVNTDFGREGFIYGKDKLVEPVDQRIDVTKRQTPAVLDFKTHKNYSHNR; encoded by the coding sequence ATGTCTTTCAGTGAAAGGCTGTATCTGCCTGCTGTAATAAAAGGGCTTGGCATTACCCTAAAACATTTTCTGAGCAAAAAAAACACCATCAGCTACCCTGAACAAAAAAGGGAAGTAAGCCCGATATGGAGGGGACAGCACGTATTGAAACGCGACGAAAAGGGTGCAGAACGTTGCACCGCTTGCGGACTATGCGCAGTATCGTGCCCTGCCGAGGCGATTACCATGACTGCCGGTGAGCGCAAAAAAGGGGAGGAGAACCTATACAGAGAAGAGAAGTATGCAACTACCTATGAGATTAATATGTTGCGCTGTATTTTTTGCGGGCTTTGCGAAGAGGCTTGCCCCAAAGAGGCCATCTTTTTAACGGATAGGATAGTGAATACCGATTTTGGTCGTGAGGGATTTATATACGGTAAAGACAAGCTGGTAGAGCCTGTTGACCAACGTATTGACGTAACCAAACGCCAAACCCCTGCGGTACTTGATTTTAAAACACACAAAAACTACAGCCACAACCGATAG
- the nuoH gene encoding NADH-quinone oxidoreductase subunit NuoH yields the protein MEAFIIYKLILVVAVFGITLLIAMYSTYAERKVAAFIQDRVGPNRAGPLGILQPLADGVKMFMKEEIIPVASNRWLFVLGPCIAMLTALMTGVVVPWGNTITIAGQEYSLQITDINIGLLYLFGVVSIGVYGIMIGGWASNNKFSLLGAIRASAQMISYEIAMGFSIIALVMMTGTLSMKEISVMQDGGVGGDWNFWNIVYQPIGFIIFLVCAFAECNRTPFDLAECETELVGGYHTEYSSMKLGFYLFAEYINMFISSAVISTLYFGGYNFPFMHDLGLSANWITILGTIALFLKIFFFIFFFMWIRWTIPRFRYDQLMNLGWKSLIPLSILNIGITGIILMITGK from the coding sequence ATGGAAGCATTTATCATATATAAGCTCATATTAGTAGTAGCGGTGTTTGGCATCACATTGCTGATAGCCATGTACTCTACCTATGCCGAGCGTAAAGTAGCTGCATTTATACAAGACAGGGTAGGCCCTAACAGGGCAGGACCTTTGGGCATTTTGCAACCGCTTGCCGATGGGGTGAAGATGTTTATGAAGGAGGAGATTATCCCCGTGGCATCAAACAGGTGGTTGTTTGTGTTAGGACCTTGTATTGCCATGTTAACCGCATTAATGACGGGAGTAGTAGTGCCTTGGGGCAATACCATTACCATTGCAGGACAAGAATACTCGCTACAGATAACCGATATAAACATAGGCTTGTTATACCTTTTTGGAGTAGTTTCTATAGGGGTGTACGGTATTATGATAGGCGGTTGGGCATCAAACAACAAGTTTTCGTTGTTGGGTGCTATACGTGCCTCAGCCCAAATGATTTCATACGAGATTGCGATGGGATTCTCAATCATTGCATTAGTAATGATGACAGGAACATTGAGCATGAAGGAAATCTCTGTAATGCAAGACGGTGGTGTTGGCGGTGATTGGAATTTTTGGAACATTGTGTACCAGCCTATCGGCTTTATCATCTTTTTGGTATGTGCATTTGCTGAGTGTAATCGTACTCCGTTTGACCTTGCTGAATGCGAAACTGAATTGGTAGGCGGTTACCACACTGAGTACAGCAGTATGAAGCTGGGTTTCTACCTGTTTGCAGAGTACATCAACATGTTCATATCGTCGGCAGTTATTTCAACCTTGTATTTTGGCGGATATAACTTCCCCTTTATGCATGATTTGGGTTTATCGGCCAATTGGATTACCATTTTGGGTACCATCGCCCTGTTCCTAAAAATCTTCTTCTTTATTTTCTTCTTCATGTGGATTCGTTGGACCATTCCACGGTTCCGTTACGACCAGTTAATGAATTTGGGTTGGAAGTCGCTAATTCCCTTGTCAATACTGAACATTGGAATAACAGGTATAATACTAATGATCACCGGAAAATAG
- a CDS encoding 2Fe-2S iron-sulfur cluster binding domain-containing protein yields MAKITIDGIETEVPNGTTILNAARQIGGEIVPPAMCYYSSLKGSGGKCRVCLVKVEQGSTADPRPMPKLVASCSTQVQDGMVVSNITNKEVLDARSAVVEFLLINHPLDCPVCDQAGECDLQNLAYEHGAAVTRYEEERRTFDKIDIGDKIKLHMTRCILCYRCTYVGDQLTGERVHGVMNRGDRAEISTYVKNNIENDFSGNMIDVCPVGALTDNTFRFKSRVWFTKPLDAHRDCPKCSGKVVLWTKDQEVLRVSARKDKYGEVHEFICNECRFEHKNMQDWVVEGPRHIDRGSVISQNHYELSDLEKLQADVERQVKFQGGKDLHKHDDVKKLD; encoded by the coding sequence ATGGCAAAAATAACCATAGACGGTATAGAAACAGAAGTGCCCAACGGCACTACCATATTAAACGCCGCACGGCAAATAGGCGGGGAGATTGTTCCTCCCGCTATGTGCTACTACTCATCATTAAAAGGCAGTGGTGGTAAGTGCAGGGTGTGTTTGGTAAAGGTGGAGCAAGGCAGCACAGCCGACCCCCGTCCCATGCCCAAACTGGTAGCTTCATGCTCAACACAGGTGCAAGACGGTATGGTGGTATCAAACATCACCAACAAAGAGGTGTTGGATGCCCGCTCAGCAGTGGTTGAATTTTTATTGATAAACCACCCCTTGGATTGCCCCGTTTGCGACCAAGCAGGCGAGTGTGATTTGCAAAACCTTGCTTACGAACACGGTGCTGCCGTTACACGTTACGAAGAAGAACGCCGCACGTTTGACAAGATTGATATCGGCGATAAGATTAAGCTGCACATGACGCGTTGCATACTTTGCTACCGCTGTACGTATGTGGGCGACCAATTAACGGGCGAACGTGTGCACGGGGTGATGAACCGCGGCGATAGGGCTGAAATAAGCACTTACGTTAAAAATAACATTGAGAACGATTTTTCGGGCAACATGATTGATGTGTGTCCTGTAGGCGCACTTACCGATAATACGTTTAGGTTTAAAAGCAGGGTATGGTTTACCAAACCGTTGGATGCACACAGGGATTGCCCCAAGTGCAGCGGTAAGGTGGTACTTTGGACTAAAGACCAAGAGGTGTTGCGCGTATCAGCACGCAAAGATAAATACGGTGAGGTACACGAGTTTATTTGCAACGAGTGCCGTTTTGAGCATAAAAATATGCAAGACTGGGTAGTTGAAGGCCCACGCCATATCGACCGAGGTAGCGTTATCTCACAAAACCATTATGAATTGTCTGACCTTGAAAAACTGCAAGCTGATGTTGAACGTCAGGTGAAGTTTCAAGGCGGTAAAGATTTACACAAGCACGACGACGTAAAAAAACTGGACTAA
- the nuoF gene encoding NADH-quinone oxidoreductase subunit NuoF, protein MGRKLLLDKLDIPGINTFQVYRQNGGYSSVEKALKTMTPEEVTEEVKKSGLRGRGGAGFPMGMKWSFIDKKSDKPRYLIVNADESEPGTFKDRTLLDKLPHLLIEGMISASYALGANTSYIYMRGEFRWIFPKLEAAIDEAYAAGFLGKNILGTDYSLDIYVQPGGGAYICGEETALIESLEGKRGNPRIKPPFPAVSGLWGCPTVVNNVESIATVPAILNMTGDEYAKIGIGRSTGTKLISACGHINKPGVYEIEMGLPVEEFIYSDEYCGGIRNNRKLKAVVAGGSSVPILPADLILKTANGEPRLMTYESLSDGGFVSGTMLGSGGFIVMDETTCIVRNLWNFTRFYHHESCGQCSPCREGTSWMEKVLHKIESGHGKMSDIDLLVNVAKNIEGNTICPLGDAAAWPVASAIRHFREEFEYHVLNPDKVKNPKHFELEPFTPSLKPVEPQTLETVN, encoded by the coding sequence ATGGGAAGAAAACTGCTTTTAGATAAATTAGACATACCAGGTATCAATACCTTTCAGGTATACAGGCAAAACGGCGGCTACAGCTCGGTAGAAAAAGCACTGAAAACCATGACGCCCGAAGAAGTAACCGAAGAGGTGAAAAAATCAGGCCTTAGGGGTAGGGGTGGTGCAGGTTTCCCTATGGGTATGAAGTGGAGTTTTATTGATAAAAAATCTGATAAGCCCCGCTACCTTATTGTAAATGCTGACGAAAGTGAACCCGGTACGTTTAAAGACCGTACATTGTTGGATAAACTGCCCCACTTACTGATAGAGGGAATGATTTCTGCCAGCTATGCGTTGGGTGCAAACACCAGCTACATATATATGCGCGGAGAATTCCGCTGGATATTCCCCAAACTTGAGGCTGCCATTGATGAAGCGTATGCCGCAGGGTTTTTAGGAAAGAACATTTTAGGCACTGATTATTCATTGGATATATACGTACAACCCGGTGGTGGTGCATATATCTGTGGTGAAGAAACGGCCCTTATAGAATCACTTGAAGGTAAACGCGGTAACCCGCGCATCAAACCTCCGTTTCCTGCTGTATCGGGATTGTGGGGTTGCCCAACCGTGGTTAACAACGTAGAATCTATAGCTACCGTTCCGGCCATACTAAACATGACCGGTGATGAGTATGCAAAAATCGGCATCGGGCGCAGTACCGGTACCAAGCTAATATCAGCTTGCGGCCATATTAATAAACCCGGTGTGTACGAGATAGAAATGGGCTTGCCCGTTGAAGAATTTATCTACTCAGACGAGTATTGCGGCGGTATCCGCAACAACCGCAAACTAAAAGCGGTAGTAGCCGGAGGTTCTTCAGTTCCCATTCTTCCTGCCGATTTAATATTAAAAACAGCCAACGGCGAACCCCGTTTAATGACTTACGAATCATTGTCAGACGGAGGTTTTGTATCGGGAACCATGCTAGGTTCTGGCGGTTTTATTGTAATGGACGAAACTACTTGTATCGTTCGCAACTTGTGGAACTTTACGCGTTTTTACCACCACGAATCGTGTGGGCAGTGCAGCCCCTGTCGCGAAGGAACCTCGTGGATGGAAAAGGTATTGCACAAGATTGAATCAGGTCATGGTAAAATGAGTGATATAGACCTATTGGTTAATGTTGCCAAAAATATAGAGGGTAATACCATTTGTCCGTTGGGTGATGCGGCTGCATGGCCTGTGGCAAGTGCCATCCGCCACTTTAGGGAAGAGTTTGAGTACCATGTACTAAACCCCGATAAAGTGAAAAACCCTAAACACTTTGAACTTGAGCCGTTCACACCCAGTTTAAAACCTGTTGAACCTCAAACATTAGAAACAGTTAACTAA
- the nuoE gene encoding NADH-quinone oxidoreductase subunit NuoE, with protein METVQENVQFSEETLRVIGKIIKRYPEGKQKSALLPVLHLAQAEFGGWLSAPVMEYVARMLHIKPVEVFEVASFYTMFNLEPVGKCVLEVCRTGPCWLMGAEDIITHIENKLNIKAGETTADGMFTLKTVECMASCGTAPMLQMGDHYYENLDNNKVDELLEKFKNSHQ; from the coding sequence ATGGAAACTGTTCAAGAGAACGTGCAATTTTCTGAGGAAACCTTAAGGGTGATCGGAAAAATTATTAAAAGATACCCTGAGGGCAAACAAAAATCTGCCTTGCTGCCGGTATTGCATTTAGCACAAGCCGAGTTTGGCGGTTGGCTTAGCGCTCCCGTAATGGAGTACGTAGCCCGCATGCTGCACATTAAACCTGTGGAAGTATTTGAGGTAGCCTCTTTCTACACCATGTTCAATTTAGAACCTGTAGGAAAGTGTGTACTTGAAGTATGCCGTACAGGTCCTTGCTGGTTGATGGGTGCCGAAGACATTATTACACACATAGAAAACAAGCTGAACATAAAAGCGGGTGAAACTACAGCCGACGGAATGTTTACGCTAAAAACCGTGGAGTGTATGGCATCGTGCGGTACTGCGCCGATGTTGCAAATGGGCGACCACTATTACGAAAATCTTGATAACAACAAGGTTGACGAGTTACTTGAAAAGTTTAAAAATTCTCATCAATAA
- a CDS encoding NADH-quinone oxidoreductase subunit D, with translation MEYAPDTNIVAPEEKEYTTLNLGPTHPATHGIFQNVLKMDGEIIVDAEPTIGYIHRAFEKLAERRPFYQITPITDRMNYCSSPINNMGWHMTVEKLIKAEIPKRVDYMRVIIMELARLADHIVCNSVIGVDTGALTGFVYMFQEREKIYEIYEEICGARLTTNIGRIGGFERDFPQKAWDKINKFVEEFPKVLKEFSALLERNRIFMDRTIGCGPISAERALNYGFSGPNLRAAGVDYDVRVMNPYSSYQDFDFIIPVGTQGDTYDRFMVRQQEMWESVSIIKQALAKMPKENIFHADIPDFYLPPKEMVYNNMEALIYHFKIVMGETDVPKGEVYHSVEGGNGELGFYLVSDGGRTPYRLHLRRPCFIYYQAYPEMIKGSMLSDAILTMSSMNVIAGELDA, from the coding sequence ATGGAGTACGCACCTGATACAAATATTGTAGCCCCTGAAGAGAAGGAGTACACCACCCTTAACTTGGGCCCCACACACCCCGCCACACACGGTATATTTCAAAATGTACTGAAAATGGACGGGGAAATAATTGTTGATGCCGAGCCTACCATCGGGTACATACACCGTGCTTTTGAAAAACTGGCCGAACGCAGGCCGTTTTATCAGATTACACCGATAACCGACCGTATGAACTACTGCTCATCACCCATTAACAACATGGGCTGGCACATGACGGTAGAAAAGCTGATAAAGGCAGAGATACCCAAAAGGGTAGATTATATGCGGGTGATAATTATGGAGTTGGCCCGCCTTGCCGACCATATTGTGTGTAATAGTGTAATAGGTGTGGATACAGGAGCCCTTACCGGCTTTGTGTACATGTTTCAGGAGCGGGAGAAAATTTACGAGATATACGAAGAGATTTGCGGCGCGCGCCTTACTACCAACATTGGTCGTATAGGAGGTTTTGAACGCGATTTTCCGCAAAAGGCTTGGGATAAAATAAACAAGTTTGTAGAGGAGTTTCCCAAAGTGCTGAAAGAGTTTAGTGCTTTGTTGGAGCGTAACCGAATTTTTATGGACCGTACCATCGGTTGCGGGCCAATATCAGCCGAAAGAGCACTTAACTACGGTTTTTCAGGTCCTAATCTGAGGGCAGCAGGCGTAGATTATGATGTACGTGTAATGAACCCGTACTCATCTTACCAAGATTTTGATTTCATTATTCCTGTGGGTACACAGGGAGATACATACGACCGTTTTATGGTGCGCCAGCAAGAAATGTGGGAGAGTGTGAGCATCATTAAACAAGCATTGGCAAAAATGCCAAAGGAAAACATCTTTCATGCCGACATTCCTGATTTTTACCTGCCTCCCAAAGAGATGGTATATAACAATATGGAAGCACTCATCTATCACTTTAAAATAGTGATGGGCGAAACCGATGTGCCTAAAGGTGAAGTTTACCACAGTGTAGAAGGCGGCAATGGCGAACTTGGTTTTTACTTGGTGAGCGATGGTGGCCGTACCCCTTACAGGCTGCACTTGCGCAGGCCATGTTTTATCTATTATCAGGCATATCCTGAAATGATAAAAGGCTCAATGCTGAGTGATGCCATTTTAACCATGAGCAGCATGAATGTGATTGCTGGCGAATTGGATGCATAA
- a CDS encoding NADH-quinone oxidoreductase subunit C, producing MKTSDITKKVYERFGSHILEAENDGEFLTYKVAPDKVTEMIEYLYNEPELAYRYLTTLFAVHYPEISQIVMHYLLHNLEKNSRIRIKVFVGDTNPEIDTLTGIFSAANWLERETYDFFGVKFIGHPNLKRILNVEDMTIHPLRKEYPLEDQMREDKKDEMFGR from the coding sequence ATGAAAACGAGCGACATTACTAAAAAGGTTTACGAAAGATTCGGATCACACATTCTTGAGGCAGAAAATGACGGAGAGTTTCTCACGTACAAAGTTGCGCCCGATAAAGTCACCGAAATGATAGAGTATTTGTATAACGAACCCGAATTGGCGTATCGTTATCTTACTACATTGTTTGCGGTGCATTATCCTGAAATATCACAGATAGTAATGCACTACCTGCTTCATAATCTTGAGAAAAACTCACGAATCCGTATCAAGGTATTTGTGGGTGATACCAATCCCGAAATTGATACACTTACCGGAATATTTTCAGCAGCTAACTGGCTGGAACGCGAAACGTATGACTTTTTCGGTGTGAAGTTTATTGGGCATCCCAACCTTAAGAGGATTTTGAATGTGGAGGATATGACTATCCACCCGTTGCGCAAAGAATACCCGCTTGAAGACCAAATGAGGGAAGATAAAAAAGACGAAATGTTTGGAAGATAA
- a CDS encoding NADH-quinone oxidoreductase subunit B: protein MSDIVKMTNAPAGLEGAGFFATNLEKVVGMARKNSLWPLPFATSCCGIEFMATMGAHYDLARFGSERLSFSPRQADLLMVMGTIAKKMGPVLRQVYEQMAEPKWVLSVGACACTGGIFDTYSVLQGIDRIIPVDVYVPGCPPRPEQIIEGILKIQQLAESEQFGQRSSSRYETLLDSYGIE, encoded by the coding sequence ATGTCGGATATTGTTAAAATGACAAATGCACCTGCCGGCTTGGAAGGTGCAGGTTTTTTTGCCACAAACCTTGAAAAGGTAGTAGGCATGGCCCGCAAAAACTCTTTATGGCCTTTGCCCTTTGCCACATCATGCTGCGGGATTGAATTTATGGCCACCATGGGTGCGCACTACGATTTGGCCCGTTTTGGTTCTGAAAGGTTGAGTTTCTCACCACGTCAGGCTGATTTGTTGATGGTAATGGGTACCATAGCCAAAAAAATGGGACCGGTATTGCGCCAAGTGTACGAACAAATGGCCGAACCGAAATGGGTACTTAGCGTTGGTGCTTGCGCTTGCACAGGGGGTATTTTTGATACCTACAGCGTGCTGCAAGGTATCGACCGTATCATCCCTGTTGATGTTTACGTGCCGGGTTGCCCGCCCCGCCCCGAGCAAATAATAGAAGGCATATTAAAAATACAACAACTGGCCGAAAGCGAGCAGTTTGGACAAAGGAGTTCTTCGAGGTATGAAACCCTGCTGGATAGTTACGGTATTGAGTGA
- a CDS encoding NADH-quinone oxidoreductase subunit A → MQIDDNVMQYLPIALMFIVALGFVATTMLVTHVLGPKHRSKNKLDAFECGIESQGNARIPLSIKYFLVAILFVLFDVEVIFMYPWAVNFKDLGTTGFIEMFLFIGFLLTGFFYILKKGALKWD, encoded by the coding sequence ATGCAGATAGACGATAACGTAATGCAATACCTGCCAATAGCCCTGATGTTCATTGTAGCATTGGGTTTTGTTGCAACTACTATGCTAGTTACACACGTACTTGGCCCTAAGCATCGTTCAAAAAACAAACTTGATGCTTTTGAGTGTGGTATCGAGTCACAGGGCAATGCCCGTATCCCTTTATCAATTAAATACTTCCTGGTAGCCATTCTTTTTGTGCTGTTTGATGTGGAAGTAATCTTCATGTATCCTTGGGCTGTTAACTTCAAAGACTTAGGGACGACAGGTTTTATAGAAATGTTTTTATTCATCGGGTTTTTACTAACCGGCTTTTTTTACATCCTTAAAAAAGGCGCGTTAAAGTGGGACTAA